The following proteins are co-located in the Candidatus Deferrimicrobiaceae bacterium genome:
- the extH gene encoding selenite/tellurite reduction operon rhodanese-like protein ExtH, which yields MSGKKTGKARIIMGACAAGLLAAFLVVWGCGGYDQPTVTKTPTALISADTLKNWADSGLVNGTGFERVVVVEITDNPALYSSGHIPGAVLVNKSEIDQNRMEGSSLSNSMVADGAHMDAILQRCGIDRNTTVVFTTSVGKASYLAARGYFVFRYWGFPKARLKVLDGQNAAWLAAYSSLDNSVVNVAPSTFSVRDNGGLAAGVRASLGEMMAAVRAGTASNAFVDGRGSDNAVGVGTAFSYDGDFRTTAGVFPAVAGDYVVFEGHMKGATALTFSTLFSAGKYLPADNLAALFAAKGASASKTNYVYCRTGYIASALFFALDGILDWPTQLYDGSWSQWGQQSTIATAKGGKLPSATWATDVPALSELVVYNQDNAATIEAMTVDAIVDTTFTNTSDPAVNQIEKEDAAYMQQGAGSTGSGGGTGGGAGGGC from the coding sequence ATGTCCGGAAAGAAAACGGGTAAAGCAAGGATCATCATGGGAGCCTGCGCCGCGGGGCTTCTGGCTGCTTTTCTTGTCGTCTGGGGATGCGGCGGTTACGACCAACCGACGGTTACCAAGACTCCGACCGCGTTGATTTCGGCCGATACCTTGAAAAATTGGGCCGATTCGGGGCTCGTCAACGGGACCGGCTTCGAACGGGTCGTCGTGGTCGAGATCACCGACAATCCGGCCCTGTATTCCTCCGGTCACATCCCAGGCGCCGTGCTGGTGAACAAGAGCGAGATCGACCAGAACCGGATGGAAGGATCTTCGCTGAGCAATTCGATGGTCGCGGACGGGGCGCACATGGACGCCATCCTCCAGCGATGCGGCATCGACCGGAACACGACCGTGGTGTTCACCACCTCGGTCGGGAAGGCGTCGTATCTGGCCGCCCGCGGCTATTTCGTCTTCCGGTACTGGGGCTTCCCGAAGGCGCGCCTGAAGGTGCTCGACGGGCAGAACGCCGCCTGGCTCGCCGCCTATTCCTCGCTAGACAACAGTGTCGTAAACGTCGCGCCGTCCACCTTCAGCGTCCGCGATAACGGTGGTCTCGCGGCCGGCGTCCGCGCCTCCCTCGGCGAAATGATGGCCGCCGTCAGGGCGGGCACGGCCTCCAATGCGTTTGTCGACGGACGAGGCAGCGACAACGCCGTTGGCGTGGGCACCGCTTTTTCCTATGACGGCGATTTCCGGACGACGGCCGGGGTATTTCCCGCGGTAGCCGGCGATTACGTCGTTTTCGAGGGGCACATGAAAGGCGCGACCGCACTGACCTTCTCGACGCTTTTCAGCGCCGGGAAATATCTGCCGGCCGACAACCTGGCGGCGCTCTTCGCCGCGAAAGGCGCCAGCGCCTCGAAGACGAATTACGTCTACTGCCGGACCGGTTACATCGCCTCGGCCCTTTTCTTCGCCCTCGACGGGATTCTCGACTGGCCGACGCAGCTTTACGACGGTTCCTGGAGCCAGTGGGGCCAGCAGTCCACGATTGCCACCGCAAAGGGCGGGAAACTTCCTTCGGCGACCTGGGCGACGGACGTTCCCGCCCTTTCCGAGCTGGTCGTCTATAACCAGGACAACGCCGCGACGATCGAGGCGATGACGGTCGACGCCATCGTCGATACAACCTTCACGAACACGAGCGATCCCGCCGTCAACCAGATCGAAAAAGAAGACGCGGCCTACATGCAGCAAGGCGCCGGCTCCACGGGCTCGGGCGGCGGCACGGGCGGAGGAGCCGGAGGCGGCTGCTGA